The following proteins come from a genomic window of Anopheles ziemanni chromosome 3, idAnoZiCoDA_A2_x.2, whole genome shotgun sequence:
- the LOC131285834 gene encoding general odorant-binding protein 56d-like: MKFLVFAIVVLSAASTPKAETSTISTLEDVGKIANGETFALECLIESGIKLDSLASLATSSDLDTPNSQLKCLLKCFFEKTGFMDKEGKLQEDVITEQLSLFTTKDRIDALVKNCNFQEPDACETAYKVTECYFQNKAGLF, translated from the exons ATGAAGTTCTTAGTGTTTGCGATTGTTGTGCTGAGTGCAGCTTCCACTCCGAAAGCAGAGACATCA ACTATATCCACATTGGAAGATGTTGGAAAAATTGCCAACGGTGAAACGTTTGCATTGGAGTGTCTAATCGAGAGTGGAATTAAGCTGGATTCGCTTGCGTCGTTGGCTACTAGCAGCGATTTGGATACGCCAAACAGCCAATTGAAG TGCCTGTTGAAGTGTTTCTTCGAGAAAACGGGCTTCATGGATAAGGAAGGGAAGCTGCAGGAGGACGTTATCACCGAACAGCTGTCCCTGTTCACGACGAAAGACCGCATCGATGCGTTGGTGAAAAACTGTAACTTCCAAGAGCCGGACGCTTGCGAAACGGCCTACAAGGTGACCGAATGTTACTTCCAGAACAAGGCGGGTCTTTTCTAA